CCTTTCAAATCGAAAAACTCGTTGCTAGACCGCACATCAACTATGTAATTTAGTAGTTGGTCTTCAAGTAACACAAGATGAGTAGGAGAAAAATCTCTTGGGTAAAACCAAGAAAAACGAATCAATTTGTCTTTTTCAAATGCAGAGAATGAGGCAATTGGACTTAAGCATGAGACAAAAAGAATTAATTCAGTATTTTGTCTCGTTGAAACGATTTTTTAGTTCCAGCAGTTGCATATCTATGACTGTATTGAAATATTCAACTCGATAATGGTATGAATTAGTTACCGCTTCAACATTACGCCTGGGTCGACCTTCCCGTTGAAACACATCATTCATATCAGGAATTTTGACGCGGTTCCTTGTATGAAAAGAGGATACTTCTGACAACATCGAATCCCAATCCTCATCTCTCATTAGCTGAAGTCGTTCCTTGCATACTGTAACTAATTTCATGGCATTGGCAATGTCTTGATCTTTTCTTTGCAATGCTTTTGACAAATCATTGGTAATTCCCAGAATAGTTTTCATCAAGTGTAAGctgaaaacaaaattgaaattctGCATAGAATCTAGAAGAACCTTGGCTTCGAACTTCTTATCAGAATCTACAGCTAAGTCTTCCAAAAGTGTTACAACAGATGAGAATATGTTAATTAAGCTTACTATTGTATTGTGATACGAACACCAACGTGTATCACCCGCTCTTTTAAGAGTACTTTCTTGATTAAGGCCTCGCCCACTTACAATCTCACCACTACACAGCGCCTCGAAGACTGCATAAGCTTGCTTGGAACGAAGCATATCTTGACGCTTGGCTGATCCAGCCACAACATTCACCAAGCTACTCATTATGACATAAAGGTGTTCAACATATGTATGTTTTTTTGCAACAGCCACAACAGCTAGCTGCAATTGGTGAGCAAAATAGTGCACATAATACGCGCAATCATTATCTTTCAAAATCAGTGCCTTTAGACCATTATACTCACCTTTCATATTGCTTTCCCCATCATAACCTTGCCCTCGCAATCTGGAAATACTAAATCCATGTCGAGAAAAGAAATCATCGACAATATCTTTAAGTGAAATGGCAGTCGTACTGGTGACATGTTCGATTCCTAAGAAACGATCGATTACCTGGCCTTTGTGCACATATCGCAAGACTATAGCCAACTGCTCCTTCGAAGATATATCTTTAGATTCATCTAAGAGGATGTAAAATGGTCCATTACCGATTTCTTTAACAATTTGACTTAGGATTTCAGAAGAAAAACACTTGGTTATATCTTTCTGAATATCTGGTGCTATCATCTTTTGAATCCCTTGAGCATTATCTAGTACAACAGCTCTAATTTCCTCATTATTATCTGCCAACCACTGTAAGAGCTCTATAAAGTTTCCTCTGTTATGcgactcttcatcttcatcatggcCACGAAATGCAAGTCCTTGCCGCAAAAAaaaaaccgagcataattaattgaAGCCCTTAACCTTTTCTTATTCTCCCTTTTAGTCTCCTCTGACTGTTTGAAGATAACTGAATTAATGTGTTGATTCTGGTTAAGTAATGCCACACATTTCTTCAAAGCAACGTTGTGTGCACTGTTGTGTTTCCCAATATGGTCGTGCAACCTGGTTTTCTTCATCCAATTTCTGAAACCTTTGCCAACAAATGAATCACCACTGCTTGGCCTAAACAGATAACAACATAGACAATAAAATGCATCATTTGCAACATTGTATTCCAACCAACTTGGGTGATCATTAAACCAGGAATCGCAGAACTTTCTTGACTTCCCACCGAGTATTGATGTCGGATAAGCATGTTTGTTTGGCTGACAATGACCTCTTTATAGATACGCTCTTCGAACTTGGTCTCGGATATTAGgatcataatcaaaaattggAGGTCACAGTCCCGGATCTGAAGGTAGACTTGGTAATAGGTCTTCATTCgcacttttttctgttaaagactcATTTTGAGGAGTTGAAACTGGTGGTGCGATATTCCGGGCAGTTGAAACTGGCGGTGCTATATTCTGGGCAGTTGAACGGGCATCATGAGGTAGACAACTTGTTTTTATATACGCAGGTTCGAGGCCGAAGGTGATGTTGATTCATTGTTGtccttgtttattttcttgaagtACCTAAACATCTTTATCTGAATTATGAAAATCACACATTAAAAATCATTTAAAGTTGATAATACAACATGACAAACCAATGGGTAAAGGAATTAGGATAAAATccaaaagcaaacaaaaaaaactttATGATGGTCAAGCTGTAACTCTTTTGTATACGGAATTGATTGATTGTAAAAGAGGTGTCCTATGATTGTTAAACACATAATGATACAATGAAGTTTTAGCTAAAACAGGAAATCTCTCCCTGGCATATGTAACAAACATTTCTACACTTATTTATCTTAGAacacaacaacaaaatttcattaatgaTTAGAAACAGTATACAAATGTATAAATGGATGATATAGATAGTACAACATACAAGTTGTGCAAAGAAATGCATCATCATTCTCATTCATCATGccaaaattcaaacaaaaataggAGAAAATAATCCAATGATTCCTATTGAATGTAATTGATAAAACCATGAAccatataaataatataatcaaAAATTGATTAGTAAGCCATTAAAGAACAATtctaagtaaaaaaaaattcaatttttcttaCCACAACAAATCCAAGTTATGATGTCCAACAGCTGTTTGTAGAAATGTCGTAACACTCTCTCCCTTAAAATCAATAAATCTCTCCTCAATTTGTTAGAATCTGAAATATAAATCAAACACCCACTGTTACAATACACCTATAATatcaattagagaaaaaaaattacagaaaTTACTTACAATCGAGGAAGAACAAATGAAAAAGTTAAATAATTTGAGGAGTAAAGAACCCTAACCTGGAAACGAAATCGATGAAGAGGATAACCAGTTTATCTTTATCAGTTGATATATCCCCTCTAAACTTAAGAAGATCATCTTTGTTAGCAATAAATTAGGAGATTTGGGTTGAAAAAAAGTTGATTTCAGGGTTGTTAGAGGGTTTGTAGGAGTAAGATTGATTGATAGAGGAATTAGAGTTGAGTTTAGTCCTCTGTTATGCTGGTAAAGTTGTAAATGTCGTGGGGGCATCTGGGTTATATCAAACGAGAAACATTTAgggttttttatatatatatataacgtgTGGGGGCAGGTGACCCTAGGTGCACCCCTGTAGATTCGCTCCTGCTAAGCAACAAACTTTGTACCTTTTTTTCTTCTGTGACTACATGATAGAAAAAACCCGAAggtatgcagaaaccaagtgatccACCAACAAGTTTACAACCTGTTGTTACAAGAGTCAGATCTCAGAACCCGTCTCGAACATATCAAAGGAATGAAGCAGAGGACGGACAAAACGAAATAAAAAGAAGAATGGCTGCTAACAAACCACCTACTCCTACTGAAGGaatggggcaaacatcgggagcACAACAATTCTACGGCATGCCGTTACCGGAACGTCCAAAAGTTACGAAGTCAACTTCAGCTAAcgaagggttacccagaaccttagctcctacgggacgagggttgggaaacctaactccaatccagCTAGATCCCGATGATCTGGTAATAGAAGAAGGCGTGGATGACTCTGAGGATCCATCCGATagcactcctcagggtggtggaatccacaatgaagaACAAATAGCAGCGCAGGTAGCAGCTTTGCTACTACGTAACAAGGAGAACGAGGATGTGATGCACGTGATGGCTCGGGAAAACCAGAACCTGAAAGATATGCTGGAGGtgcagatcgaaggttcccaaactcacactCCTTTGAAGAAGAGTGAGCacagagctatctcaggaagacgaagaggggatcttaacccaccaaagaaggggggggggggggggggcaggAGAACACGGCTCGATCCAAGCGAGGTGGATCCAACTTACAAGCCTTCTCAGTCTTACTCATAATGcgaacatggtcatggagaaaatggagaaaatgcggaaagaaatacaaGGTTTGAAAACTGGACGTGCATGAGCAAGGCTAGAACATGTACTCCAAGAAGCGACAACATCACCATTCtcctttcgcattttgagggaacctTTCCCTGCGAAATGTTCGGTACCTACGTTTCAGGCGTAcaatggtacctcagatcccgcatccCACCTACGGTACTGCACTCATGTCCTTTCCCATTGGGAAAGATATGAGGTAATACTTTATAGGTACTTTCCTGCAAGCTTGACGGCATCAACATTGGCGTGGTACGATAACTTACCAGCacactcaattgactcttttgagcagTTGTCTATGGTATTCTTGGAGACATGCATGTATAAAAAATCTATGAAggaagggttagataggctattttcttTATCCATCGGACCCCTGGagacattgatgcaatacacatACAGGTGGTAAAAGACGCGCCAATcaatcgggaaagtcaatcctgaaattaacattaattgctataagtacggacttgacagaacctcagctatcttcgtggagcttcacagcCGAGATCTCGATTCCGAATGGTAGCTTCGGGTTGTCCAGGATCGCTACATCAGGCTTGAGGAAattcagaaggacaaccccagggcacaaaccAAAGCAACGGCATCTCTGTAACGAACCAATTCCTGAGATGCCTAAGAGACAAAATGAAGCCAGGGTCAGAACCAACTCTTGGGATAAAAGATCAAAATATGGAGATAGCAAAGGCAGAGGAAAAGGAATGGAGGAATTTGTAGATAAAGTCTATACAAAGAGAAACACAACCTTCTCCCACATTCTAAGTAAGGAAGGAGCGAACCAGGGATTTCcctaccctaacactaggggaaagcaactGGATAAAACAAAGAATGCTAAGGAGTACTGTGAAtaccaccagtactacgggcatacaactgacACATGCTACCATCTGTGGAACATAATTCAGAGATTCATTGACAAAAGCAAGTTTATGGAGTATGTGCAGATACAACCTGCTGAAACTGAGGtagcccccaagaaaagggtGGAGTTACCACAGGACGGCAAATATATTAACATGATCACATTCTCAACCGGCGGTCAGGAAGAGCTACTCAAAGACATCCTCGAGCtagctcgaaacagaagaaaTCTAGAAACCCACGAGgtattcaagctaagtggaccaccaactatcacttgggaagaatggatggctacgccactaacattctcaacaagagacgtcaaccaggaagtcgagatgcacaacgatccacttgtgatcaccCTTCTAATCCACGGATGAAATGTAATGAAGGTCCTCATTTATGGGGGAAGCTCGTTAAATGTATTGTTCTGCGGACCTTACTTACTTATGGGCTTAACAGCTGAGCAAATGGACTCATCAACTTGCACAATATACGATTTCAATGGAGatgtctctagaccaaaaggagaactTGTGTTGCAGGTACGAGTGGGGACCTTAGTGACCAACACAAGGTTCTGCGTCGTGGatgcaccttcgccctacaatgtcaTTATGGGACGACTATGAGTCCATCTCTTAAAAGGTACGACTTCGAATTATCATCAGTACCTTTGATTCTcaacacccatgggtgaaatggaaatcaaaggagatCAACAAGATGCAAGGCTATGTAATCTAGCGGAGGTCAgtctcaacgaagaaagagctgTTGCACaacaacataaaagaaaaaagaggaggGAGAATGCCAAAGAAGTGAAAAACGAAGACTTCAAAGTCCCCGAAGCCCGCTCAGCCGAGAAAACAAGAACCTCCGCCACTCTGGTAGCGGACACTTCTGCTAAAAGAAAATTACAGAAATGCACCCCTCTACAACCTCAGAAGCCAACCTTCTCGCCGGtggaatcaacaaaaaaaaatcaacattggAACGGAGAAGGAGCCAAAGATGATCACCATCGGAACTTTACTAGAAGAAGGTGAGGAGGTGAAATTGCAGAAACTACTAACAAAATACGCAAAtatctttgcatggtcaatggaagacatgccaggaattgacccaAACTTGGTCTCCCACCATCTTCGGATCAAACCAGAAATTGCACCATCCAAACAACGTATTCGCAAAGTAGATTATATCTACCAGGAGGCAGTAGAAAAGGAGTTGCAAAAGCtcctagcagcaggattcatacgagaagtcaaatataccacgtggatatccaacatggtgattgtaccaaagaagaacggaggcgtgcgtatatgcatcgactttagaaatctcaacaaggcatgcccCAAGTATAGCTACCCGCTACCCAATATTGACCAACTATTCAATGCAACTGAAGgtcaccagaggctatccttcatggagGGTTACTtcggttacaaccaaatcgcaCTTGCAAAAGaggatcaggagcatactgcgttctttaccccacgaggcttgtattgttatacaaggatgacttttggactaaagaacgcgggggaaacatacctACGATTGGTAGAAAAAATCTTTAAGCAATGGATATGCAAGATActggaagtctacgtggacgacatgtttgTCAAaagcaaggaagcaaaaaatcacCTATCatacctaagggagatattcgaaGCCACAAGAAGCTTTCACATGAAAGTCAATCCGGAGAAATGTATGTTCGGAGTAACCTCAAGAAAATTCCgaggatacttggtaactaagcgaggaataaaAATAGACCCCGAAAGGTTcggagcaataatggagatgccatcccCAAAAACGCTGAAAGGTGTACAAAAactaaatggaatcttagcctccatgggaatattcatagcaagatcatcggacaaatgcaaagcatttttcgatacactaaggaaaggaagaagGTTCATGTGGATCACATAATGCGAACAAGCCTTCCAGAAAATCAAGAAGTACTTAGTCTTTGTACCAATCTTATAGAAACCGGAGCCAGGAGAGGTACTCACTCTCTACTTAGCAGCAAAAAGATACGATGTAAGCGCAGTGTTGGTACGAGTCCAAGGGCATGGAgaaaaacccatctattacatcagcaaaacactcagttcagcgaagtgtaactacaccaaggtggagaaactcatatatgccttagtagtggcaacacaaaaactaaggatatatttcgacgcacataccatccgagtaTGTACAAAGGCTCAGATAGGTCAAATTCTCGACAGCACAGAGAAAATAGGAAGggtggaaaaatggaatgccatgatcaagcaattctaaataatttttgaaatgagGAAGGCAGAGAATTCACAAATCTTGGCAGACATTCTGGTGGACTTACCTCTCAGCGAAGAAGCGCAAATAGATGACAtctcaggaatggaggaagataagCAAGACTTGTAGGACTTGCTGGAACCTCAGAACTCACTGAGGTGGGAAATTTTCGTAGATGGATCCTCTAACGGAGAAGGCGCGAGTAT
The nucleotide sequence above comes from Papaver somniferum cultivar HN1 chromosome 8, ASM357369v1, whole genome shotgun sequence. Encoded proteins:
- the LOC113305699 gene encoding zinc finger MYM-type protein 1-like, whose amino-acid sequence is MIAPDIQKDITKCFSSEILSQIVKEIGNGPFYILLDESKDISSKEQLAIVLRYVHKGQVIDRFLGIEHVTSTTAISLKDIVDDFFSRHGFSISRLRGQGYDGESNMKGEYNGLKALILKDNDCAYYVHYFAHQLQLAVVAVAKKHTYVEHLYVIMSSLVNVVAGSAKRQDMLRSKQAYAVFEALCSGEIVSGRGLNQESTLKRAGDTRWCSYHNTIVSLINIFSSVVTLLEDLAVDSDKKFEAKVLLDSMQNFNFVFSLHLMKTILGITNDLSKALQRKDQDIANAMKLVTVCKERLQLMRDEDWDSMLSEVSSFHTRNRVKIPDMNDVFQREGRPRRNVEAVTNSYHYRVEYFNTVIDMQLLELKNRFNETKY